The Helianthus annuus cultivar XRQ/B chromosome 15, HanXRQr2.0-SUNRISE, whole genome shotgun sequence genomic sequence aaatacccatccggatcaggtttgaggtatcgcttATTTGCTCTCTCTCACACTTACTACGAACACACACATTGCTCTCAAGCAAATACTGATTCTCAATCCgcagagtggtaacaaggagcaccccccaccccatcctccttgttatgAGTCACGGTGTATTTCCTTGTACAAGAGATAGGTTAGCGGACGATCCGGCCACCGATCCTctgaaagaagggattaaccctacttgacgagaccagtgggTTAAACTCCCCGATGaaccactgtttcatcattgGAGCCCAcagctactcttagcacttttttccCATCTTTTCTTTCGTAAAGAATCATGTCCGACCGTCAAAATCATCCTGCAGGGGTAACCATTACCCAGCAAACGCAGGACAATCAGGGAACACTCCCCCTGTCCAACCACCACGCCAAGTCGGCACATCAGCACAAGGGGGCACTTCCCTCGTGTTCATGCCAGACTTTTCACAGTACGCACCGGTACTACTACCAGGAGTCAATATTCACTCCTGGTTTGTACAACTGTAGGCTGCCTTAAGTGCAGCATATGCACAGGATTGCGGGAGTATGCAAGCATCCGGTGGACAAACTCCAGCCCCATTCACACCCACAGcctgtattttacaatacgaggAGCGGGCACCGACACATCCCACATCCCGGGATAGGAGCGGACCGCATGGAGCTTCCTACGTAAGTGTCCGTACGCTCAATGAAGAGGACTCCACATATGGGTCCCGGGCCAGAGCACCAGTAGGTGAGTGTCATGGCCCGCACGGAGAACACAGGAGAAAATCAGCTGCTCGCCGAGGGTCTGGCACACATAGCCGTCTAGGACCGCATCCCAACAACGAGGGATACAACCGAACCGACCCACACGACCACACATATCGTGAGGATTCCCACTCGGCTTACAATACCCGACGACCATATGAATGCTTTTTCTGGCGCGATAGTCATCTGCGGCGGGTCAGAACACGTGTGGTGCCATTTATTTGCCTAGACCCTCACAGGAATCACGAGGGCCTGGTTTGATTCTTTGCTAGTGGGATCACTAGCATCATTTGAGGACCTGCAAGAAAAATTTCTTGCCCACTTTAGCCAGCAGCGACGTCAAGTGCGTGACCCAACAGACGTTATGAACATCTGGCATGGAGAACGAAGGCCTGTAAGCCTTTGTCACCCGCTACAATAAAGAATGCCTCGAAATCGGCGGGGTAACGGACCAACTGGCCCGTGGTTATTTCGTCAGAGCTGTCAATAATGATGAAATGATCATGACCATATCCGTAAGGGACGGCTTGCCAAAGAAATGGGACGACGTCACAGCGGCAGTCAAGACGTATGCCCAAACAACGTGGTCTCTAAGTCCGACTACAGGAAAATCCGGCCCTTCCCCCGCGGATGGACAATCTTCGAGGCAAGAGCCTAGGCGCAATAACAACAAACGCAGTCGGGATTCGTGGAACTGCGACCACAAATCCATGTCTTTTGCCCCGCGTGGGTCCCAACCCGACGCTAGGGCAACAATAAATGCCCAGAGAGATCAATGAGCATCAAAGAAAGAGCCTCGGGTACGTAATTGGACCGAGCTCACAAAGTCGCCAAGGGAATTTCTTCTTGCAGATGAACAATACCTGCGACCGGCCCTACCAATGAAATCTAAGAAAGGGCAGGACACGAGTCTATACTATGATTATCATAaagactcgggccacaccacaaaCAATTGCATCAGTCTCCGCTTGGAGATTGATCGAGCCCTAAAGGAGGGGAAGTTGCAACACTTGTTGTCGAATGCGCCAAAGCAAACAAAGCGCATCATTCCACACGACGAGGGCACCTCCAGTGGCAAGAAAGCCATGTATGTGGTGACCACTCACATGGTTAGTGGAGGCCAAAGACAGCCGCGCAAAGCGGCAAGGAGATGGGAGGATGACTGGTGCGACGAGCAAGTCGTGTTCCCCAATGTTCGAGACGGACCACGCGACAGGCGTGCCGTCGTAATCACCGGTTACCTTGCACATTACTGCACCAAGCGTCTATTCATAGACCCAGGCAGTACCTCCGACATTATTTACGAACAATATTTCAACCAATTTGATCAGGAGGTTTAGGATCGGTTGCAGCCGGTTgattacccgttggccgggttcgcaggggaaacaaTGTTCCCCTTTGGCCAAATAACGTTTCCGGTGCGTCTTACCAACGGTAGGCACATGCGGACAGAGGAGGTGAACTTCATGGTCTTACCCCACACCTCCAGATGTAACGTGCTTCTCGGTAGAGAATCAGAGGGCGACTTCAACATTATAACATTCGTTCCCCACTCTGCTGTCGATTTTCCAACCGAATTGGGGATCGCAATCATTTACGCCCGTAGAGAAGTCATGTCAACAGACAAGCTGCGTCTGACAAAAACGACAAGGCTGACCCCCAGCACCGAACCAGAGAAATGGGTACTTAATGCGAAGTACCCTAAACAAACGGTCAccttgggtcacgccttgtccaaCAACATAAAAGTGCGGCTGAAGTAGTTACTCTTCAGGAACAAAGACATTTTCGCATGGACCCCTTCAGACATGACAAGAGTCCCGTGCCAGGTATCAAGCCCTACCAGGTATCAAGCCCGTGGTCCAGGCAAGACGTAACCTAGGACCCGCAAAAAACAACACAATGAATGAGCAGGCCAAAGAACTGCTCTCCATGGGATcttgcgggaagttaaatacgaAACCTGGCTAGCAAACCCGGTTATGGTAGAAAAAGCAAGTGGGGGCttgcgcatgtgcgtcgattacaaggacctCAATAAGGCCTACCCCAAAGACTACTACTCACTTCCAGAGAttgacgaaaaggtcgataatctcgcgCCATTCAGATTGAAGTGTTTTCTCGATTGATACAAAGGATACCATCATGTATAAATGGCAATCGAAGATGAAGGTAAAACGGCCTTCTGCACTCCTTTGGGAAATTATTGCTGTACgaagatgccgtttgggttgcgcaatgCAGGCGCAACCtaccaaaaactgatgaacgacacttttggTGACCAGATCAGCAAGAGTGTCGAGATTTATATGGACGACTTTGTCGTCATGAGCAGGGAAGAAGACACTATGCTCCAAGACATCGAGAGGACATTCCAAACTCTACGAGGCATTAACACAAAGCTCAATCTGGGGAAATGCTattttggaatggaagaaggaaaaTTCCTTAGATTCATCGTTacaaaagatggattcaaggttaTCTCGGAAAaggttcaggcgatcgagcgcatgccatcgcttTCCACGATAAAGGAGATGCCAAAGTTGGCCGACCGACTGGCTGCGCTAAATAGGTTCTTGGCCAATCACGTGGCAAAATCCTATCCCTTTATCAGCACCTTGCGCAACtgcctaaagaaagaacagttctAATGTAATCCCTCCAGTGGCAAGAAAGCCATGTATGTGGTGACCACCCACATGGTAAGTAGAGGCCAAAGACAGCCGCGCAAAGCGGCAAGGAGATAGGAGGATGACTGGCGCGACGAGCAAGTCGTGTTTCTCAAAGTTTGAGACGGACCGCACGACAGGCGCACCATCATAATCACCGGCTACCTTGCACATTACTGCACCAAGCATCTATTCATAGACCAAGGTAGTACCTCAGACACTATTTTTGAACAATGTTTCAACCAATTTGATCAGGAGGTTAAGGATCGGTTGCAGCCGGTTgattacccgttggccgggttcgcaggggaaacaaTGTTCCCCCTTGGCCAAATAACGTTTCCGGTGCGTCTTACCAACGGTAGGCACATACGGACAGAGGAGGTGAACTTCATGGTCTTACCCCACACCTCCAGATATATCGTGCTTCTCGGTAGAGAATCAGAGGGCGACTTCAACATTATAACATTCGTTCCCCACTCTGCTTTCGGTTTTCTAACCGAATCGGGGATCGCAATCATTTACGCCCGTAGAGAAGTCATGTCAACGGACAAGCTGCGTCCGACAAAAACGGCAAGGCTGACCCCCAGCACCGAACCGGAGAAATGGGTACTTAATGCGAAGTACCCTAAACAAACGGTCACCTTGGGTCACGCCTTGCCAAAAACACAAAAGTGCGGCTGAAGCAGTTACTCTTCAGGAACAAAGACATTTTCGCAAGGACCCCTTCAGACATGACAAGAGTCCCGCGCGATGTAGCGCAACATTTCTTGCATACCCTACCAGGTATCAAGCCCGTGGTCCAGGCAAGACGTAACCTAGGACCCGCAAAAAACAACGCAATGAATGAGCAGGCCAAAGAACTGCTCTCGATGGGATcttgcgggaagttaaataccaaaCCTGGCTAGCAAACCCAGTTATGGTAGAAAAAGCAAGTGGGGGCttgcgcatgtgcgtcgattaca encodes the following:
- the LOC110900810 gene encoding uncharacterized protein LOC110900810; the encoded protein is MKSKKGQDTSLYYDYHKDSGHTTNNCISLRLEIDRALKEGKLQHLLSNAPKQTKRIIPHDEGTSSGKKAMYVVTTHMVSGGQRQPRKAARRWEDDWCDEQVVFPNVRDGPRDRRAVVITGYLAHYCTKRLFIDPGSTSDIIYEQYFNQFDQEV